The Altererythrobacter sp. CAU 1644 genome has a window encoding:
- a CDS encoding C39 family peptidase, protein MPESDRTPVWLGQLSPGAPVMGASPASWKAMRFEDVVRQQADFSCGAAVMATILNYAYGHETTERQVLVNMLKVADPDLVRQKGFSLLDMKTYAQVIGLSAEGYKVDYPTLASINIPSIVLLDIRGYKHFVIVRRIFGDSIAIGDPALGNRVMTRPEFEAAWNGIAFVVMGEGYDPQNVLLDPPSPLSARQLLATSASLPPAQAAEFGFSPGYDFTF, encoded by the coding sequence ATGCCGGAGTCCGATCGGACGCCCGTCTGGCTGGGCCAATTGAGCCCGGGCGCGCCGGTGATGGGTGCTAGCCCCGCTAGTTGGAAGGCGATGCGGTTCGAGGACGTCGTGCGCCAGCAGGCCGACTTCAGTTGCGGCGCAGCCGTCATGGCGACGATCCTCAACTACGCTTACGGCCACGAGACGACCGAACGCCAGGTGTTGGTCAACATGCTCAAGGTCGCTGACCCCGATCTCGTGCGGCAGAAGGGCTTCTCGCTGCTCGACATGAAGACCTATGCCCAGGTCATCGGCCTGTCGGCCGAAGGCTATAAGGTCGATTATCCGACCCTTGCCTCGATCAATATTCCTTCCATCGTCCTGCTCGACATCCGCGGCTACAAGCACTTCGTGATCGTGCGCCGGATCTTCGGCGACAGCATCGCGATCGGCGACCCCGCGCTCGGCAACCGCGTAATGACGCGCCCCGAGTTCGAAGCGGCATGGAACGGGATCGCCTTCGTCGTGATGGGCGAAGGATACGATCCGCAGAACGTCCTGCTCGACCCCCCATCGCCCCTTTCCGCCCGACAATTGCTGGCGACCAGCGCCAGCCTGCCCCCCGCGCAAGCCGCCGAATTCGGCTTCTCGCCGGGCTACGACTTTACTTTCTGA
- a CDS encoding peptidoglycan-binding domain-containing protein has product MRIVNLIAGAILIAAWPGVAQAEDEEKQFAVEGAGRLDCATFTKARVDKGSAEFQRFIGFVEGYLSAANRYEPNTFDLSPWHNAAAFDLILEKHCNENPQEALVSVVQKMVGALRPVRVAEFSPMVEVGSGENRAFVYETILRRAQAVLRTRGLYSGAEDGKYSPQMRDALLTFQKNSDLYATGVPDPATLWTLLNP; this is encoded by the coding sequence ATGCGGATCGTAAATCTAATTGCTGGCGCGATACTGATCGCAGCCTGGCCGGGCGTTGCCCAGGCCGAAGACGAGGAAAAGCAGTTCGCCGTCGAAGGCGCGGGCCGGCTCGACTGTGCGACCTTCACCAAGGCGCGGGTCGACAAGGGTTCGGCCGAGTTTCAACGCTTCATCGGATTCGTCGAAGGCTATCTGAGCGCAGCCAACCGGTACGAGCCCAACACCTTCGACCTCTCGCCGTGGCACAATGCTGCGGCTTTCGACCTCATTCTCGAAAAACACTGCAACGAGAACCCGCAGGAGGCACTGGTCTCGGTAGTCCAGAAGATGGTCGGAGCGTTGCGCCCGGTCAGGGTCGCCGAATTCTCGCCGATGGTCGAGGTCGGATCGGGGGAGAACCGCGCTTTCGTTTACGAGACCATCCTGCGCCGCGCGCAGGCGGTTCTACGTACACGCGGTCTCTACAGCGGGGCGGAAGACGGAAAGTACTCCCCGCAGATGCGCGATGCCTTGCTCACCTTCCAGAAGAACTCCGACCTCTACGCAACCGGTGTACCGGACCCGGCCACGCTGTGGACGCTGCTCAATCCCTGA
- a CDS encoding transporter: protein MLRKTTFTIGLLGTASLLAMPAEAIAQDQALEQEVESLREQVAQLKAREAHSNERLQALETRLLQMEVEPISTAEAGSVRGRYVPEPQKPHSTTSNLDFFRNGRVGQGFDRLAQITNAQDPDADLVSGRTVDEEPVQKAPNPTEAVQDIVQQQQGTQRSRFGAELAVGYSHFGDARINLDGFLALDAIFLGTISIDEVDADILTTEATLRYGLTDDLFFDVSAPFLYRTSTFRSGGAGGAANQPVEVTKNHGGIGDMSIGASYQILRETASRPNIVLSGRVKFPTGREPYGIDFVEVEGSEGNLQVPATLATGSGVYGASLGISALKTIDPMVVFGSLNYFYNFERNFADIDENPGDQPGRVDIGNALQFGAGLAFALNEKSSISMSYSQRLVERSRLRLEGLDWQRVIGSQANVALVNMGATFSVAEAMSLITTVGIGLTDDSPDMVVGLRVPYRF from the coding sequence ATGCTCAGGAAGACAACCTTCACGATCGGACTTCTCGGTACCGCGTCGCTGCTTGCCATGCCCGCCGAGGCGATTGCGCAGGACCAGGCCCTCGAGCAGGAAGTCGAGTCCCTGCGTGAGCAGGTGGCGCAACTGAAGGCGAGGGAGGCACATTCGAACGAGCGCCTGCAGGCACTCGAAACGCGCCTGCTGCAGATGGAGGTCGAGCCGATCAGCACGGCCGAAGCCGGGTCCGTCCGGGGCCGCTATGTGCCCGAACCACAGAAGCCCCATAGCACGACGTCGAATCTCGACTTCTTCCGCAACGGACGGGTTGGGCAGGGGTTCGATCGGCTCGCCCAGATCACCAATGCGCAGGATCCGGATGCCGATCTCGTCAGCGGGCGCACAGTCGACGAGGAGCCGGTCCAGAAGGCGCCCAATCCCACCGAAGCGGTGCAGGACATCGTGCAGCAGCAGCAGGGCACGCAGCGGAGCCGCTTCGGCGCGGAGCTGGCGGTGGGCTACTCGCACTTCGGTGATGCACGCATCAACCTCGATGGCTTTCTCGCGCTCGACGCGATCTTCCTCGGCACTATCAGTATCGACGAGGTCGACGCCGATATCCTGACAACCGAGGCGACCCTGCGTTATGGCCTGACCGACGACCTGTTCTTCGACGTCAGCGCCCCGTTTCTCTACCGCACCTCCACCTTCCGGAGCGGAGGGGCAGGCGGTGCCGCCAACCAGCCGGTCGAGGTTACGAAGAACCATGGCGGCATCGGCGACATGAGCATTGGCGCGAGCTACCAGATACTGCGGGAGACCGCGAGCAGGCCGAACATCGTTCTCAGCGGCCGGGTAAAATTCCCGACCGGGCGCGAACCCTACGGCATCGATTTCGTCGAAGTGGAGGGGAGCGAAGGCAACCTCCAGGTCCCGGCCACCTTGGCGACGGGCAGCGGGGTCTACGGTGCGTCGCTCGGCATTTCGGCGCTCAAGACGATCGACCCGATGGTGGTGTTCGGCAGCCTCAACTACTTCTACAATTTCGAGCGCAATTTCGCCGATATCGACGAGAACCCGGGCGACCAGCCGGGCCGGGTCGATATTGGCAACGCGCTTCAGTTCGGGGCGGGTCTCGCCTTTGCGCTCAACGAGAAATCGAGCATCTCGATGTCCTATTCGCAGCGCCTCGTCGAGCGGTCGCGGCTGCGGCTCGAGGGGCTCGATTGGCAACGGGTAATCGGCAGCCAGGCAAATGTCGCCCTCGTCAACATGGGTGCGACCTTCTCCGTCGCGGAGGCGATGTCGCTCATCACGACGGTCGGCATCGGGCTGACCGACGACAGCCCCGACATGGTGGTCGGCCTGCGCGTGCCCTATCGGTTTTAG
- a CDS encoding glucosamine inositolphosphorylceramide transferase family protein, which translates to MHEHGNPRPPLRTGILACSGQEFEAWELALFERLKRHPNLTIAGLVLLPAEARAAPPSGAFRVVSAIDGYLFDPGQKKHALTEAEALASVPRISLEALVDGESSFDILLAHSPMPPGFEPGDFGGEIWEYQFNTDPAGNPELFGFRESLGRAPLTRSAILRRREGGTHEVIASLTTNTKFSGARNAHHAKSNLPALVERELARRWQDSSSGAWSESLPSTEVSTPDSAMTSGELVRYVGHLASNLVHRLGDSMIAKVGGGPGRWSLVVSRGDVLNGGMDDLQELHQPDGEHRADPFLFEKDGHTYVFFECWRTGGAPARICVGRIQGELLVDVEELDFGGIHLSYPFVFETAEGIFMIPETHQRNRVEVWRCTEFPSRWELHATALEGLSPADSVILEWNEQHWLLTSLSSGDILDHCMELHLYRVDGPGLNFVEPHPLNPVVLDTTCARNAGRPFVRDGRLIRPAQITSHGIYGYGLVFMEVTEISMEGYAEKEIRRIEPDREKATTGCHHYDCNGDLFIMDVRRAYGSKLLGAGPIALRVS; encoded by the coding sequence ATGCACGAACATGGAAATCCGCGCCCTCCGCTTCGAACGGGGATCCTGGCTTGTTCCGGCCAGGAATTTGAAGCCTGGGAACTGGCCCTGTTCGAGCGACTGAAGCGACATCCAAATCTGACGATCGCGGGGCTGGTTCTCTTGCCCGCGGAAGCGCGCGCCGCGCCACCTTCGGGCGCCTTCCGCGTGGTGTCGGCCATCGATGGATATCTGTTCGACCCCGGTCAGAAGAAGCATGCCCTGACGGAAGCTGAAGCGCTCGCAAGCGTACCGCGAATTTCGCTTGAGGCGTTGGTGGACGGCGAGAGCAGCTTCGACATCCTGCTTGCCCATTCCCCTATGCCGCCGGGATTTGAACCCGGCGATTTCGGCGGAGAGATCTGGGAATACCAATTCAATACCGATCCAGCGGGCAATCCTGAGCTTTTCGGCTTTCGCGAAAGCCTTGGGCGCGCGCCGCTGACTCGCAGTGCGATCTTGCGGCGCCGCGAAGGTGGCACGCACGAGGTGATTGCGTCGCTGACAACCAACACCAAGTTCAGTGGCGCCAGGAACGCTCACCATGCCAAGAGCAATCTGCCCGCGCTCGTCGAACGCGAACTCGCGCGGCGCTGGCAAGACAGCTCAAGCGGGGCTTGGTCTGAGTCTTTGCCATCGACGGAGGTATCGACGCCCGATTCCGCGATGACGTCGGGCGAACTCGTCCGCTACGTCGGCCACCTCGCGTCAAACCTCGTGCACCGCCTGGGGGATTCGATGATCGCCAAGGTGGGCGGAGGGCCGGGCAGATGGTCGCTGGTCGTCAGCCGCGGGGACGTCCTCAACGGAGGCATGGACGACCTGCAGGAGCTACACCAGCCGGATGGCGAGCATCGTGCCGATCCTTTCCTGTTCGAGAAGGATGGACACACCTACGTATTCTTCGAGTGCTGGCGCACGGGCGGCGCTCCAGCTCGCATCTGTGTGGGCCGCATCCAAGGAGAGCTGCTGGTCGACGTCGAGGAGCTCGACTTCGGCGGCATCCACCTCTCCTACCCGTTTGTGTTCGAAACCGCGGAAGGGATATTCATGATCCCTGAAACTCACCAGAGAAACCGTGTCGAGGTCTGGCGCTGCACCGAGTTTCCCTCCCGCTGGGAGCTTCATGCCACGGCCCTCGAGGGATTATCGCCCGCCGACTCGGTGATCCTTGAATGGAACGAGCAGCACTGGCTGCTGACCAGCCTCAGTAGCGGGGACATCCTCGACCACTGCATGGAGTTGCATCTCTATCGGGTCGACGGTCCGGGCCTGAACTTTGTCGAACCGCACCCCCTGAACCCGGTTGTCCTCGACACGACCTGTGCGCGGAACGCCGGTCGACCGTTCGTCCGCGACGGGCGATTGATCCGGCCGGCACAGATCACCAGCCATGGGATCTACGGCTATGGACTGGTATTCATGGAAGTGACCGAGATCTCCATGGAAGGGTATGCGGAGAAAGAGATCAGGCGCATCGAACCCGATCGCGAAAAGGCAACCACCGGTTGCCACCATTACGATTGCAATGGCGACCTGTTCATCATGGATGTTCGCCGCGCCTATGGATCGAAACTGCTCGGCGCGGGGCCGATCGCGCTCAGAGTCAGCTAA
- a CDS encoding acyltransferase family protein, producing MKRSAPATYFWTLDLIRFGSAVLVVLFHISAYGGASPAWPAPAAEAPLSALQPIAWMGWVGVQIFFVLSGFVIAASARNCNASTFLKKRAIRLMPALWISASIALLVRVLWGESLGELGLAFLRTIVLSPKGPYIDGVVWTLAVEAIFYVATTLVISFSSLIGGIDRALSKFAFALGLASAAFTIVHLAAETNLGGFGEIVPSESLSWFGFDVSLLRHGVFFALGILLFQAIDNGIGRRTSLAVWALCAACSLQILIKAGLSFAALVPIACWALATVMIYLGAKHGHRLIKRDVRPIMRPIGLMTYPLYLNHFVLGQALLPILAGWISNSALLGTVLMAILLVNAWLIAQFPEQWVQRHLKTALLGNTKRVPHRETEALA from the coding sequence GTGAAGAGGTCCGCCCCCGCTACCTACTTCTGGACCCTTGATTTGATCAGGTTCGGGTCTGCCGTATTGGTCGTGCTATTTCACATTTCGGCCTACGGCGGCGCGTCGCCCGCTTGGCCGGCACCCGCTGCAGAGGCTCCTTTGTCGGCTCTCCAGCCGATCGCGTGGATGGGTTGGGTCGGAGTCCAGATTTTCTTCGTGCTGTCGGGTTTCGTGATCGCCGCAAGTGCGCGCAACTGCAACGCGTCGACGTTTTTGAAGAAACGCGCGATTCGACTGATGCCGGCGCTGTGGATTTCAGCGAGCATCGCATTGCTGGTTCGCGTCCTGTGGGGCGAATCCCTTGGGGAACTGGGCCTCGCATTCCTGCGCACCATCGTCCTCTCCCCGAAGGGACCGTATATCGACGGGGTGGTGTGGACACTGGCGGTCGAGGCCATCTTCTATGTGGCCACGACGCTCGTGATCTCGTTCTCATCCCTGATCGGCGGCATAGATCGAGCCCTGAGCAAGTTTGCGTTTGCGCTGGGGTTGGCGAGTGCAGCCTTCACAATCGTCCACCTGGCAGCGGAAACCAACCTTGGTGGCTTCGGGGAAATCGTGCCGTCTGAATCGCTGTCGTGGTTTGGCTTCGATGTTTCCTTGCTTCGGCACGGCGTCTTCTTTGCCTTGGGTATCTTGCTGTTCCAGGCAATCGATAACGGGATCGGGCGTCGTACCTCGCTGGCCGTGTGGGCGCTATGCGCAGCATGCTCCCTGCAAATCCTGATCAAGGCAGGACTATCCTTCGCAGCGCTGGTTCCAATTGCGTGCTGGGCTCTCGCAACCGTGATGATCTACCTTGGCGCAAAGCATGGACATCGCCTCATTAAGCGCGATGTACGGCCGATAATGCGCCCCATCGGCTTGATGACCTATCCGCTCTACCTCAATCACTTCGTCCTGGGACAAGCGCTGCTCCCCATCCTCGCCGGATGGATCTCGAACTCCGCACTGCTCGGCACGGTGCTGATGGCGATACTGCTCGTCAACGCGTGGCTGATCGCACAATTTCCAGAACAGTGGGTCCAGCGGCACCTCAAGACTGCACTTCTTGGGAATACGAAGCGGGTTCCTCATCGGGAAACGGAGGCCTTGGCCTGA
- a CDS encoding GIY-YIG nuclease family protein, with the protein MSGREGTVFILTNDAMPGFSRVDYTTGDDLGSKISRVNKSALPVPFRLYFAAKVPDVKLVDRNLHYLFADYCDARDAQFFKINPDMLRAAIELAAISVIQVSDKEQGISAFDRAQMDRLRTAHDNVRFEALNAEAGTELYFSRDRTITCTALGNGLVEFDGTAMSPAEASASAMRAIGFDWAEVSSVDYWLSQGDPAARKARGDVIPPDVDHGMPEVPIVPNDADDSPVMFIRSKSS; encoded by the coding sequence ATGAGCGGACGAGAAGGCACGGTCTTCATCCTCACGAACGATGCGATGCCCGGCTTTTCGCGGGTTGACTACACGACCGGCGATGACCTGGGGAGCAAGATCTCTCGCGTCAACAAATCGGCCTTGCCTGTGCCATTCCGCCTCTATTTCGCGGCCAAGGTTCCTGACGTGAAACTCGTCGATCGCAACCTGCATTACCTGTTTGCCGATTACTGCGATGCGCGTGATGCGCAATTCTTCAAGATCAACCCCGACATGCTCCGCGCTGCGATCGAACTGGCGGCAATTTCGGTCATCCAGGTAAGCGATAAGGAGCAGGGCATTTCCGCCTTCGATCGCGCCCAGATGGACCGGCTAAGGACCGCCCACGACAACGTCAGGTTCGAAGCACTCAATGCTGAAGCCGGTACCGAACTCTACTTTTCGCGCGATCGGACCATCACCTGCACCGCGCTGGGGAACGGCCTCGTCGAATTCGATGGTACGGCCATGTCGCCAGCCGAAGCCTCGGCCAGTGCCATGCGAGCGATCGGTTTCGACTGGGCCGAGGTTTCATCGGTCGACTACTGGCTTTCCCAGGGCGATCCCGCCGCTCGCAAAGCTCGCGGCGACGTGATTCCGCCGGACGTCGACCATGGCATGCCCGAGGTACCGATCGTTCCCAACGACGCCGACGATTCCCCGGTAATGTTCATCCGAAGTAAGAGCAGCTAA
- a CDS encoding glycoside hydrolase — MELTFVGIILIVVGTYVVLLGSVRTAIVFLVVSALFDGSAAISLPSLGGSSIPPVQFALLFTTLRILAPKGGYLGLLPTAIIENKWIVLFAIYGIASAYLAPRMFAGAIDVFPMHADRRLGLYGTVPLRPTAQNLTAGFYMVGALLLAISSYIFCRIPRGGKTLANVLMIACWIHIVTGLSDLALRGTPFEEVLSVFRNGGYVLLDHSASGFVRIRGVLPEASTYAGIGFALFVANMELWYRSIQTRATGLAAAVMALVLVISTSSTAYVALLVYGVFFVLRGILFPTVAPPGKILLAAYSAAGIFFLVCILMAVVPELPFAVYELVVDMTVGKPTSDSGQQRLFWAMQGWDGFLVSYGLGIGAGSFRSSSIFMAILGSMGFVGVITFATYLVTVFQGSRRSTWGLGPTELQSIGGALGTAALLSLVPAGISSPHAVPSDLFSIMAGAAIALRSSAAEGLARPSKGERQFSWKEATPREETSAA, encoded by the coding sequence ATGGAACTGACCTTTGTCGGCATTATCCTGATAGTGGTCGGGACATATGTCGTGCTGCTTGGGAGCGTCCGCACGGCAATCGTCTTTCTGGTGGTGAGCGCCTTGTTTGACGGCTCTGCCGCGATATCGCTGCCCAGTCTCGGCGGCTCGTCGATCCCGCCAGTGCAGTTCGCCCTACTCTTCACAACGCTGCGCATCCTGGCGCCCAAGGGTGGATATCTCGGTCTGCTCCCCACAGCGATCATCGAGAACAAATGGATCGTGTTGTTCGCGATCTACGGCATCGCCAGCGCGTATCTCGCACCGCGCATGTTTGCCGGAGCGATCGACGTCTTCCCCATGCACGCTGATAGACGGCTCGGGCTGTACGGCACGGTGCCGCTGCGCCCCACGGCGCAAAATCTGACCGCGGGTTTCTACATGGTCGGTGCGCTCTTGCTTGCGATCTCCAGCTACATTTTCTGCCGGATCCCAAGGGGCGGGAAGACACTGGCCAACGTTTTGATGATCGCTTGCTGGATTCACATCGTCACCGGCCTGAGCGACCTTGCCTTGCGTGGCACACCTTTCGAGGAGGTTCTCTCGGTATTCCGCAATGGCGGATACGTTCTTCTCGATCACTCAGCCTCGGGTTTTGTCCGCATCCGAGGGGTGCTGCCCGAAGCATCGACCTATGCCGGTATCGGCTTTGCCCTGTTCGTCGCCAATATGGAGCTGTGGTACCGATCGATCCAGACGCGTGCGACGGGCCTCGCGGCTGCGGTGATGGCTCTGGTGCTTGTGATCAGCACATCCTCCACGGCTTATGTGGCCCTACTGGTTTACGGCGTATTTTTCGTCCTTCGTGGCATCCTGTTCCCGACCGTCGCTCCGCCGGGCAAGATCCTTCTTGCCGCCTACTCTGCTGCGGGGATCTTCTTCCTGGTTTGCATCCTGATGGCGGTTGTCCCGGAACTTCCCTTCGCAGTCTACGAGCTGGTTGTGGATATGACGGTCGGGAAGCCTACGAGCGATTCAGGGCAGCAACGGCTGTTCTGGGCCATGCAGGGTTGGGACGGTTTTCTCGTTTCCTATGGCCTCGGGATCGGCGCCGGTAGCTTCCGCTCTTCCAGTATCTTCATGGCGATCCTGGGCTCAATGGGTTTCGTGGGCGTCATCACTTTCGCAACATATCTCGTGACGGTTTTCCAGGGATCGCGCAGGTCGACCTGGGGGCTGGGGCCGACCGAACTCCAATCGATCGGGGGGGCGCTTGGCACGGCCGCGCTGCTGAGCCTCGTGCCCGCGGGGATTTCCTCACCTCACGCCGTCCCAAGCGACCTGTTCTCGATCATGGCGGGGGCGGCCATCGCATTGCGGTCGTCCGCTGCCGAGGGCTTGGCGCGACCTTCCAAGGGCGAGCGGCAGTTTAGCTGGAAGGAAGCCACGCCACGCGAAGAGACTTCGGCGGCTTAG
- a CDS encoding glycosyltransferase, whose amino-acid sequence MHGSFSERRVAIIHYWFVSMRGGERVVERLLRLFPNADIFTNVYDPKSMSAMLNRAPIKAGFVNRLPFARRLYQYYLPLMPMALEGLDLSDYDLVISSESGPAKGVITRPDAMHLCYCHSPMRYIWDHYHQYRAEAPAIARGAMPFLYHRLRQWDVASSARVDHFVANSHFIQQRIRKVWRRESDVIHPPVETDLFTPSSEVGNSYLWVGQMVPYKRPDLAVKAFNANGLPLTMVGTGGMLKKLKAIARPNITFVDRLDFESLKQAYARSRALVMTAEEDFGITPVECMASGRPVVAFGRGGVRDSVVPGRTGVFFNQQSPESLIDAVNEMELFLKHFDPAAAVDQARLFAPEQFDRKIMQVVRTS is encoded by the coding sequence ATGCACGGAAGCTTTTCGGAACGGCGCGTCGCGATCATCCACTACTGGTTTGTCTCAATGCGCGGCGGCGAACGCGTGGTCGAACGACTGCTGCGCCTGTTCCCCAATGCCGACATCTTTACCAATGTCTATGACCCGAAGAGCATGTCCGCCATGCTCAACCGGGCGCCGATAAAGGCCGGGTTTGTCAATCGACTCCCATTCGCGCGTCGCCTCTACCAGTATTACCTGCCGCTGATGCCGATGGCCCTGGAAGGCCTGGACCTCAGCGATTACGACCTGGTCATCAGCAGCGAATCCGGGCCGGCCAAGGGCGTCATCACCCGCCCGGATGCAATGCACCTGTGCTATTGCCATTCGCCCATGCGCTATATCTGGGATCACTATCATCAATATCGCGCCGAGGCTCCGGCGATCGCGCGCGGGGCCATGCCTTTTCTGTATCATCGGCTGCGGCAATGGGACGTGGCGTCAAGCGCCCGGGTCGATCATTTCGTCGCAAACTCGCACTTCATCCAGCAGCGCATCCGCAAGGTGTGGCGCCGCGAGTCCGACGTCATCCATCCTCCGGTCGAGACTGACCTGTTCACGCCGTCAAGTGAAGTTGGCAACAGCTATCTGTGGGTCGGCCAGATGGTTCCCTACAAGCGGCCGGACCTCGCGGTGAAGGCCTTCAATGCCAACGGCCTGCCGCTCACCATGGTCGGCACCGGGGGAATGCTGAAAAAGCTGAAGGCCATCGCGCGGCCCAACATCACCTTCGTCGATCGGCTGGACTTCGAGTCCCTGAAACAGGCCTATGCCCGCTCAAGGGCCCTGGTCATGACGGCCGAAGAGGATTTCGGCATTACGCCGGTCGAATGCATGGCCTCGGGCCGCCCGGTCGTGGCTTTCGGACGCGGAGGCGTGAGAGATAGCGTCGTTCCGGGCCGGACTGGCGTCTTCTTCAATCAGCAGAGTCCTGAGTCGCTGATCGACGCTGTCAACGAGATGGAATTGTTCCTCAAGCATTTCGATCCTGCCGCTGCGGTCGACCAGGCCAGGCTGTTTGCGCCGGAACAATTCGATCGCAAGATCATGCAAGTGGTACGGACGAGCTGA
- a CDS encoding GumC family protein produces the protein MSGSRELVRSNNHGTGTAVAHYGERSLVPSDQMDLSGSLSFFRRQLKLILIVTGLALLGGLALSLLVGKTYLAESTVMLTNDAAIVTQSTTATSPQTALSAEVVDTQMEVITSQEMANRVAGALGLTNGVDAGERRKVLDELQENVSARRAGESYALTIAYQAEEPEDAAKIANEFTRQYVNWDVAEERQRNEDARKIVAQRLAELRDQAQADTQALQQYRIQHNLLSTSGASLTEQEISSYNQEVTNARAAAAEDQARLRTALAQLRSGSVGDDVGEALGSPVINSLRSQEALAATAVADLSAKYGPNHPQLIRAQSQLDEVRRRIEAEIGRVISNLRAKQEVSAQRLASLNSSLSSARAKLSQNNDAMVGLSEVERAAEASQGIYETYLNRYKELIAAEGSEKANAQILTLAQTPILPHSPNIPLNLALALVIGLGLGILAAYIREALFNGVLTPDEIEREFGMPCLASIPLLSSVDTAGEHPATAIQDAPKSPFAEAFRSLGASIDLASYGQAKVIAVTSALPNEGKTVMSCCLASVLAAGGQKTMLIDCDLRRQGISRLLNMQAGQKGLIDVLNGSAPIDFEQYVGDNVFCVLPLSPSKEEPEHLLRGDEFVELLENLRGHFDRIILDLPPILPIAATRILASRADAVVMAAKWRETSRFAIRAALRRLPPDQVNVAGMVLSGVDMKRRSFLDPHDPYFYYSQYKEYYA, from the coding sequence ATGAGTGGATCGCGAGAACTCGTCAGGAGCAACAATCACGGGACCGGGACTGCGGTCGCCCATTACGGCGAGCGCTCATTGGTGCCCTCCGACCAGATGGATTTGTCAGGCAGCCTGAGCTTCTTTCGCAGGCAGCTCAAGCTCATCCTGATCGTAACCGGGCTGGCATTGCTCGGCGGGCTGGCACTGTCGCTGCTTGTCGGGAAGACCTACCTCGCTGAATCGACGGTCATGCTCACCAACGATGCGGCGATTGTCACCCAGTCCACCACCGCGACTTCACCGCAGACTGCGCTCAGCGCCGAAGTGGTCGACACACAGATGGAAGTCATCACCTCGCAGGAGATGGCCAATCGCGTGGCAGGTGCGCTTGGGCTGACCAACGGAGTCGATGCAGGTGAGCGACGGAAAGTCCTCGACGAACTGCAGGAAAACGTGTCGGCGCGGCGGGCAGGCGAAAGCTATGCCCTGACCATCGCCTACCAGGCGGAAGAACCGGAGGATGCGGCAAAGATCGCCAACGAGTTCACCCGCCAGTACGTCAATTGGGACGTAGCCGAAGAGCGCCAGCGCAACGAGGACGCACGAAAAATCGTGGCCCAGCGCTTGGCCGAGCTACGCGACCAGGCACAGGCCGATACCCAGGCCCTGCAGCAATATCGCATTCAACATAATCTGCTCAGCACTTCGGGCGCATCCCTGACCGAGCAAGAAATCTCCAGCTACAACCAGGAAGTAACGAACGCGCGGGCGGCCGCGGCCGAGGACCAGGCGCGTTTGCGCACTGCACTCGCCCAGCTCCGCTCGGGTTCGGTCGGTGACGATGTCGGTGAAGCGCTCGGCTCACCGGTCATCAACTCGCTACGATCGCAGGAAGCGCTCGCCGCGACGGCAGTGGCCGATCTTTCAGCCAAATACGGGCCGAACCATCCGCAGCTCATCCGCGCGCAAAGCCAGCTCGACGAAGTCCGGCGGAGGATCGAGGCCGAGATTGGCCGCGTCATTTCGAACCTGCGCGCCAAACAGGAAGTGTCGGCCCAGCGGCTCGCTTCTCTCAACAGCAGCCTATCCTCAGCCCGGGCAAAGCTGTCGCAGAACAATGATGCCATGGTCGGCCTGAGCGAAGTCGAGCGTGCCGCGGAGGCTTCGCAGGGCATCTACGAGACCTACCTCAATCGCTACAAGGAACTGATCGCGGCCGAAGGCAGCGAAAAGGCGAATGCGCAGATTCTGACGCTGGCGCAGACCCCGATCCTGCCGCACTCGCCCAACATCCCGCTCAACCTGGCGCTGGCGCTCGTAATCGGGCTCGGCCTCGGCATTCTGGCAGCCTATATCAGGGAAGCGCTCTTCAACGGAGTGTTGACCCCCGACGAGATCGAGCGCGAGTTCGGCATGCCGTGCCTTGCCTCCATCCCGCTCCTCTCTTCGGTCGATACTGCGGGAGAACATCCGGCGACCGCCATTCAAGACGCCCCGAAATCTCCTTTCGCAGAGGCATTCCGATCGCTGGGCGCATCGATCGACCTGGCCAGCTATGGCCAGGCCAAGGTGATCGCGGTGACTTCGGCGCTGCCCAACGAAGGCAAGACCGTGATGTCTTGCTGCCTCGCCAGCGTGCTGGCGGCGGGTGGACAGAAGACCATGTTGATCGATTGCGATCTGCGGCGCCAAGGGATCAGCCGCCTGCTCAATATGCAGGCCGGACAGAAGGGCCTGATCGATGTGCTGAACGGCTCCGCCCCGATCGACTTCGAGCAATATGTCGGCGACAATGTCTTCTGCGTCCTTCCGCTATCGCCGAGCAAGGAGGAGCCCGAGCATCTCTTACGCGGCGACGAATTCGTCGAACTGCTCGAAAACCTGCGCGGCCATTTCGATCGCATCATTCTCGACCTGCCGCCGATCCTCCCGATCGCTGCCACCCGCATCCTGGCCAGTCGCGCCGATGCCGTGGTGATGGCGGCCAAGTGGCGTGAGACTTCGCGTTTTGCGATCCGCGCTGCCCTGCGCAGGCTGCCGCCCGACCAGGTCAATGTCGCGGGCATGGTGCTCAGCGGGGTCGACATGAAGCGGCGCTCGTTCCTCGATCCGCACGATCCATATTTCTATTACTCGCAGTACAAGGAATATTATGCCTAG